The sequence ATTCTATGTAAATAAATAACACTTTGCCAAAGATGCAATAAATATCACTTACTAaactgtcactttaataatacctCTTTGAAATCAAACAGTACTCGTAGGCCTGAATGTGTCATGCTACAGTGTACTTCATCGGTTCACGTTCTGTGCTCTGTTGGTCAGCGTGAGGCATCATCATGTTAAATCTACTGGATGTGAAACTAAAACGGTCTTATTACATTCACTGCAAGCTATTTGGGTTTTTCCATTCAAAACAAAGCACACAGTGTTCCTGTGAAATAAGGTATCTTATTTACTGATTGCCCTGCTATTCCACTCAGTCTGCCTGTGTCTGTAGGCTGCTAAGGCTTTTCCTCCAGCCTCACTGGATTGAGGCCCTCCAGGACCTGAGTGGAGTAGCAAAGAATTTACATCAGTATTCTCTGATATAATATAATTCATTTGTAAGTGATATTAATAAACACAAACGTAAcacatgtttttttgggggggggggctgcagcATTTTAGGCCGTTTTGTCTTGAATTTCAGTACCAATGAAAATACTTAAATTTTGTCACGCCTGATTGATCAGTTTACTGAACAGTCAATCTTGTTGCTATCATCTTCATCTTGTGTTTTTCATCATTTTGACTggcatcaatgccctctacagGGCTCTTTGCCAAGGCTTGGGCATAGCTACGTAAGCACCTGCCCACCACCCCATAAAACTGCAGACGGAGCATCTACACATTGATGGCGTGAGCGTGCTTCTTGCACAGGGGTTTGTCCTTCTTGGAGTAGAAGGGCTGGCCCTCCAGGTTCAAATTGCACACCTGTGGGAGACGGACATAATTGTGAATGTCACAAAGCAATATTTTTTTGGTGTAGTCCCAAGAGATCTGAATAATAACCGTTTTATACAGCAGGAACATGGGTTATTGTACAGCGCTGTAGTCATTCTTACCGCACAGACAAAGCAGGTGTCGTGCCAAGTATGACCCAGTGCTTCAATGAACTTGTCTCCAGCTTCTACTGGAAAGTCACAGCCATGGCACTTGGTGCTGAAGAGTGAAATGTAATCTGGAAGAGAAAGCATAGATTGTGAAAACACTAGCAAAGTGCAAACAGTAGCAAAGTTACAtgcgtaaaaaaaaaatgtctctaTGTATATAATTCCAATGTAGTTCAGTTGCAGAAGCTGTTTTCACAGAGGACATTATGACAAACATACAGGAGCTAGTTTGGGCTCTAAAGGAAACATTTGATGCATGGAGCTTTTCATTATGTGCCATGCTATTCCATTGATCTAAAGTACCTTTCTCGCAGTAGGGCTCCCCGTCCTCCATGTGGAAGAGGCTATTTCCAAAGGCCTTGCCACAGGCAGCACACACAAAGCAGGTGGTGTGCCATGTCTGCCGCAGAGCATGCATCACCTCCTGCACACCAAAAAATGCAGGGACAAAAGGTTattgtgtgggtgtatgtgtaggTGTATGCACGCACAAAGTGACTGTGTGCACGTTGTACTTGTCTGTGTTTGGGTCTGTCATCTTACCCCCATGATCTTGGTGTTGCAGCGGGCACAGGTGGGGGCAAAGAACTCTCCGTAGCAGTTCTCACAGTACACTGCGTTCTGCTCCTCCACAAAGCTGCAGTCTGCCAGCGATGTGTGGCAGTAGTGACAGTTGAACTCCTCTGGGTGCCAGGATCGACCCAAGGCCACCAGGAAGGGTCCCCTGTAACAACAGAaagcaggtgaaagctatgatcccttattgatgtcacctgttaaatccactgaaggggaggaggcaggttaaagaaggatttttaagccttgagacaattgagacatggattgtgtatgtgtgccattcagagagtgaaaaagcaaaacaaaagattTGAAGGCctatgaacggggtatggtagtaggtgccaagtcCACCGGTTTGtgacgctgctgggtttttcacgctcaacagcttcccgtgtgtatcaacaagggtccaccacccaaaggacatccagccaacttgacacaactgtgagaagcactggagtcaacatgggccagcatccctgtggaatgctttcgaccccttgtagagtccatgcgccgatgaattgaggctgttctgagggcaaaaggggagggggggtgtaactcaatattaggaaggtgtttttaatgttttgtacactcagtgtattgttGTTGTTACCTGATCATGTTGTTGCAGGCTCCACAGAGGGGTGCTCTGTTGCTGTTGGCAGCGAAGCGCTCCGCCCTTTGGGCCACGCCCCGGGCAACGGGATTGAAAGGGGCAGGGGTGGCGTTGTAGGGGGCGGGGCTTGGGTTATAGGCAGGGCTTGGGGCAGAGTGAGGGGTGTGGGCAGAGCCAGGGTGTGGGATATAGACCGGTGCTGGTGGGGCACTCTGAGGTAGAGCAGGCACTTTCATGCTGGTGCTGGTGGTCTTGCTGGGGTCAAACTTGTTGGCAAAAGAGTCGTCAGTGATCCAGGGGGGCCTGCTGGAGGGGGGTTCAGGGGCGGCGGCTTGGGGTGGAACAGGGGCAGGAGCTATGACCCAAAGAGACACCCGGTTAAGTCAACACTATCCATATTGTTAACACACATACAAATGGTCACACAGCGCCACCTGCTGTAACTACCTGGCACGATGCAGGCGGTGCTGACCACCTTGGGTGGGGGTGGGCCCACAGGGATCTGGATGGAGCTTTGCTGTATGTGAGGAGGCTGCTGCATGTGAGGAGGCTGCTGCATGTGAGGAGGCTGCTGCATGTGAGGAGGCTGCTGCATGTGTGGAGGCTGCTGCATGGGAGGCTGCTGCATATGCGGGGCCTGGTGCATGGGGGGCCCCTGGTACATGGGAGGTCCCTGCTGCATGGGAGGCCCTTGGTACATGGGAGGCCCCTGCTGCATGGGAGGCCCCTGCTGCATGGGAGGCCCCTGGTACATGGATTGCCCCTGGTACATGGGAGGGGCTTGTTGCATGGGGGGAGCCTGGCCATACTGGCTGCAGAAGGATAAACAAGAAGCTGAGTGACATCATCACCACCTAGACGGAAACATATCTCTACTAGTCTGATTATCAGTTCTGCTGCTTTCTGTCATAGTTTAGACAATATAACAATCTAAACTGGGAAACTGTACTACAAGTACCAATTACTAATAAGGAGACTTAGCACTATGCCTCACGATTAAACCTAGTGCGCTGAATGCTGGACAGCCACCCCTCTCCTTCCTGACTGAGTGTCCACATATGTTTTGAGTCTTACCTGGAGTTCCTCCACTTCACCAGACACGTTTAACTCAAAGGTTAGTGGGAGTTTAATATAGCAGagacccacacagagagagagaaagacagcctGGTATCAGAGAAACAGTGTTAGAACAGAGAGCCTCAGTTATGGCAGTGAGAGAGATTCACAGAGTCGCCAACAGATTTCATTTGAGAGGAGAGAAGCAGGTTTTGACATATTTGTAAGAAAGGGGAGGTTAAAACGTAGGTTAAAATGAACACTGTCAAAGCACGATTTTCATCTTTCGAGCTAAAAACAGAGGGAGGGGAATAAGGGTGTGTTATTCCGGAAGTGAAGTTATGTTGACAATAAGGGAAGGAAGCACACTATCCAGATGTTCTATGGAGAGTGGCATCTGGATAAACTTCCCCACAGAAGTACCTGGAGACTGAGGATTTGTACTGGGAGCTGTAACCAGGGGCAGACTGTTGCAGGCTGTAGCTATAACGCATCAGAAACAAAAAGGGTCAAGGGTCAAAAACAGGGGTCAAAAATAGCTCTTTGGATGAAGGCCATGTACACCTATACCTGTATGATGCCGTGCTGCCCAAGGAGTTCGTTTCCGATAATGGCATCCGTTTTTTAAATATTGCATGTGCAGATGTAACTTTTCTCCACTGTTTACTGAAGGAAAGCAAGAGTCTTCGGATTTCTCACATATTGTAACATTATCAGATTACAGCAGTTTCATTCTAACTGCTAGTCAGTCAGCCTAGTTTGACCACAGAGTCAGCTGTGTAGCTTTCGAAGAAAGGGCAGCACCCAATCAGCAGTCTCTTTGAAGTATAGGTGAACTTGGTTTCATAGCAATACCTTTGTGAgagcacacattcacacacaaaggaaaaatatatatatcctaGAGAGACAAAATTAAACAGGTTCTGAAAATCCATGATCCTAACATTGCCAAACCAAATCAATACACATCTAAGCTCCTACATACCATATCTGTATTTATCCCCATCATTCAAGGAAACTATAttgatactgtacacacacacacacacacacacacacacacacacacacacacacacacacacacacacacctggtaacATCAGTTAACACATCCAACCCACATTGTTTTCTTTTCAATGACACAATTATTAGGAAACTTTCAAGTGAGCCACAGGACCACTTCTCAAAAACACACTACCATGCAGGCGAGATGAATTCACTTCAAACCACCCTTCACTGCACATCATGAGTTGATATAGCCTTCACAGTTTTAAGCAACTGTGgtaaacacactggctccaggaGATCCCTATAAAATACCACTATTAAATTAAAGGTTAGATTTCATTTCTTTCGTTATTTAAACACAGCTGttgatacaaaaaaaataattgacCCTGTACAATGGTTGGCTGAACCAAACAACCTTGGGGATCATTGAGTCATAAGTAGCATAAACCCCCTTGTTATGCAAAGCAAAACAGGTCATTTTATAGACACTGACAAATCAGAGGGTATTATACGAGCACAGAAAATAGTCATCTTTTGTGATAAGTGTCACATTTTAAATTGTGTTCAATTTGTACCAGATTCGACAGCATTCTAGCCCACATAATATGACCCTTTCAGCTATTGTACTATGAAGCATTACATCGATCAACAGCTGCTATTGCCTGTAGCCACCAGTTAGCCATTGAGTAGTGGACTAGAATGGTGCATCACAGCCATAGATAACGATTTAGTACATCACTGATTTGCAAGATACAAATGATTGTGATTAACATCCAAGTGTTACGCCCTTCTGCTGTTCTATGAcaaactaccccccccccccagatcaTAATTAGTCAAGCCAGTGTGTGAGCATGCAGTTGAGCAGTGACGTGCAGAGTGAGCATGGGAGAGCGTGGGATAGAGGAGCTACCGCCATCACACAAGGTGGTACAATCACTAACTGGACTACTATGTGCACTACCGCGTGAACTACTCTCATATCACTAATTATGTGGCCTTCACAGGTTGAACAGAGCCCATTAATACCAACTCCGAGAGTACGCTGTTCCTTACTCTGACATGCAAAGGTCCAGACTTGAACGGGCCTGTGGGGATTTTGTACGTGTGTTAATGGAAGAAACAGGGTGACCTGCAAATTCTAGATGAGAGATGGAATGTCAGAAAAGTCAACCTCAGCGTGATGTTAGCTACATTCAgcattaaaatagattttttttatattggGGTCAAACATATCTAACCATTAATAATTGTGAAGGGAATATTGACATTGTGGAGAAAGAGGTGCAAATTAGTCAAACAAAAACTTCAGTCAGCAATCGCAAATGCTGCCAAACCCCCACATGAGCTTACATTCCTCTGCTTGTCCCTTTAGACAATCTGCAGTGTACAGTCTGCACATCAAGCCTCATGGACATTTTCCTATCCATTCAGCTGTAATGGAGAGAGCTAATGCAAAGAGCTTTTGGAGAGAAGTTGGACCCGGTGCAGGCGAGCAAAAAAGTTGCACCGACCTATTGCTGTCCCATAAAATAGCATGTATCCAATTGGGGCTGTCGCAGTTCATTTTGCACCACTTTTCATGCTGCGACAAATGTAAATAATCCGATTTTCTTATGAAACATGGCCAATGCGAATGAAGCAACGCTGCAGTCATGGCCTTGCGCCTTTGATCCGACTAGTGTCCCAAagttgacttttttttttaccctcctGTCCCCTATCCCACGTACCTAAGCAACTCTGCACCCCACTGTCTGTGACGTGgtcagtctctctgtcactgtgtcagtctgtccaggtgtgtgtgtacctcaggtGCTTGGGTTTCCCAGAGGGCAGGGTGCGCTTTCGTTTGGGCAAAGTGCTGGTTCGGAACACTGGGGTGATTGACAGAGCCTCCAGCGCAGAGGTGGGCGGTGGCCCTTGCTTATAAACCTTGTTTCTTAACGAGAGCCAACAAGAGAGGTCTGAGAGACGGTTTAGGGCTCACTCCAATTCCCTCCACATACACAATGAGAACTTAGAATTTCTTATGCCATCTTAAACCCTCTGAAATACTACACTGTAATGCAAAATAGAAGGTAACACTTTAGTTGGAGAGTCCTTAGTAGATGTTTTATACATGTTCAACTAACTGTCAACAAATTGCCCACTAACAATAACTATCCTATCAGCCCAATCTCAATACGTATGGCCTTTCGTGGTACCCTGCAAGTAGATGGGACACTatttttttatgtgatttttaATCCTACTGACAAACCACCATTCATGGATACGATATGatatactttattgtccatttacATGGAAATTCATTTAATCTGCTGTGATGGTCCAAAATATTTTTCGGAGGGTCCAATAAAGTAGTATAGACACCATGCCTCTCGATGGTCCAAAACCCTAATCCAGTAGTCTAAGAAAATGATCTCAGACACCCCCATTGAAGGTTCCGAGGTCCAATGGGGTGATCTGGGGTATTTCACCAAGATGCAATATCTGGCTCATGTAATTATGTCGAAGAGAGTTATTCGCCAACCCTAGCAAGCTGTTGCATATAAACTGACTTGCAGTTGGTAGTTTGCTAATAGTTTGAGCATCTATAGATCATCTATTGTGGACAATCCAAATAAATCCTGTTTTACACCCGGTATACTCTTACATCCACTATTTCAGCATCAGAAAATAAAGCTCTCCCAACCCAATCCATATTCCTCACAAACCTCTTCTCTGGCCCCCCACAAAATAGCAAATATGTACGAGCATCTGTacctacttctctccctcctatctCAACCAAATCCACACATTGGCCTATCTCCTGACTGACATAAAAGGTAGAAACTGGGACAGGGGGAGTGATTGAGTGACAACTGTACCTAGACTGTGTAATCAGAGCAGACGAGATATGGGAGGCTGCATGCGTCAGGTGGCGGGGTGCCCCAGAGGGGACTGCAGGGGCCTCAGGGGCCACTGGCTGTGTCTGGGTGGCTGGGGGTGACTGCTCGCTGCAGAGGACAGAGTAGAGTTAAAACAGCCAGGAAGGATCAAGAGAGGGAGGTCGTGCTCTGGGGGAACTAGGAAAGGGAATTTGGGGAACTCTTTGTGTGACATATTGACTGTGTTCACTCTGCAAACTCTCTCTAGATTTGACAGAACTGTCTGCttcctatggggggggggggggggggcggcagcAGTGATGACCAACCATAGAAGCAACAGCTTGCACAGGCCCCGGTCATTGTTGTATTGTATTAAGGCTGGTCAAATAAAAAACACGTTTAAGATGGATAGATtgttatgatgatgatgacgttAAGGGTTAAAGGATGATGGGTTTGGCAGACTCGCTCTGCATGACTACAGTACTCCACTGCCTTGAGGCTCTCTGTTCTCACACCGCTCACAGACATGGCAAGTCTTCCCAGTGTCTCTCTCCTCAGTTTCCACACAGTCCAGATGATCACAGCATCAGACTGTTTGACTTACCTTGGACACTGAATATGGACACTCTCCCCTGTGAATGTACTAAACCCAAAGCCACTTTAAAATGCATGCTGCTCATGAAACCTTTTACCTAACCACTCATGTAGTACAATCAAGGTTTTCCAAGTCTAATTGGaacataaaaacaaaaacacacatttcaatAAATGTTCAATCAATCACATCGAAACAGTCGAAATGGGAAAAGTGAGACATCAGAACAAAACAGTCACTCTCAATgaaagtgcacacacacatataggtaCATACCAAAGAAAAGGAAGAACACTCAGTTGGCAGAGGACAATGAAACCACAACAGACAAAATGTTCAACCCACACAGCATTACCTCTCAGGGGTGGGTTCAGGGGCTACGGGGGTGGGCTCTGGAGACTGCAAAGCAGCAGGTGAAGCCACCTGATTGGGCGAAGCAGCGCTAGCAGGCAGAGCGACAGGTGCTGGCTGATAGAGATTGGAGCATGCTCAAAAGGGCTACTGCATAAGAGGTTAGGTTGCATTGAGAGAAAACCGTCAGCAGTCCGTAGCCGAAAATCATATATACAAACAGCCCATGTAGGGCTAGGTGTATATGAATTAGATAGTTAATGTCAGCACAAATAGACCTGTAAATATATATGGCCTCAATCACACGCAAAACCAATAGCCTTTATATTGTTCAGCCCAATGCAAGGATGTCCATCAAGGAAAAAATTGAAAAAgagtaaaaaaatacaattatttaagagtcttatctttcaataTAAGGAGTTAGAGCTCGAGGTGAGCAAAAAAACCCTATGCAGGAAATAAAAACCTCACAGAAAAAGAAAGCAATCTGCTCATAAGATAAAAGGGACATTTGAACTATTGGTTTCGGGTGAGTCGCTGGAGACTGTATAGAGACTGGTAGCGGGGTTGAGTGGAGTGATATCTGGTTGTATAATGGAAAGCTGCCTAGCTGCTACTGCAGGAATCGATTGTGCATAACGGGGAATGATTAAATAACTGTGTCGAGACAAGAGAGCTTCATCAATCATGTCcaaggccagagagagagggttacagaGGGTACCATCTCACTGGGATGAAGCAGGCTATATGCTCGATATATACATCGTCTTCACTTTATTAACACAGTGCATTAAACATTGATTTGTAATGGTATAGAATATCATACTAATCTAATATAATCAGAGACAATCTAAGGTGCCGGGAGAGTTTCAGCCACGAACCCTGCTGGGGAAAGGATTAAACAGACTATACtacaacaaaagcaaaaaaaaaggagagaaaaatgtGAACACTCAGTCAGCATGGCATAATCAATGAGTGCACACTACAGAACATTTGTGAATTGACTTTTAAACCTAAGTAAAAACGAACAGATTTTGACATTTAAACACTGACTTAGACATGAGGCCAAAACATTGAGTGAATGACTGAGGGAGAAGGTGGGGTTGAGGTTGCCCCACTTCGGACAGGGGAGAACGGAATGAATGCAATGCCCAGGGGGAGCTTCCCAGGCTGGAGGACAGACAGAGGATGGCAGGCATCTAGCAGCAACAGGCCTGATGGTGGTAGACCGATGGCTGACCCCTACTCACGTCCAGCACCCTGACCTCTTCTCCTGGACATCtctctgaacccccccccccccccccactcttgACATCACTCTTGATTGATGTCGCTAGTCCATTCTTCCTGTTGACATTTACAGGCAGGTATAGAAGGGACAGTTGGAATGTCATATGTCAGGGAGGTGGTGTGGCACAGAGAGAGGTCAAGAAACAGTGGTCTCAGGTGGTCATTTAACCCTTCATCACTTTCTTTGGTGAACCCATGAGGTTAGCAAGTGCTCCTAGGTTGTGGTTGTAGTGTGTCTTTCTATGGTGTGTCTCACGGCTAGTTGTGTGGAGTACGGAGTGGAGTGTTGGTGTGTCGGCAGGGGAGGTGGAAGGATCAGTACATATAGACAGGTGATAGGTGCTCTCAGTTTGAGTGACAGAGGAAGTGCCTTTGAGGCTGGGTACAAGGACAGGACAGGCCACAGTCACACAGATACTAAAGACACTATTATTTCTGAATCCAACCAACCAAGTTTTCATCAACAAAGTTTTGTAGCGTTAACTGCTTTCAGCTAGAGAGACCGCTACAAAGTCACTTTTATCTGATGGGAGTGTAGGGCGTGTagggccaaaactccatcccaccacaacaggctgaaattccaggtggtcttttcaaacagctcttatactAAAAGGGCAGTATTATTCCAATCTCATAGTGTGGGaattatatttaaaacaaaaaatcacgtttttgactgcactgggccttgaaaaaaaagttttttttgtttgttttttgatgTAATTTGTAATTTGATGTAATTTGGCCCCCCCAAGAAAACTTGGGGGGGCCAAATTACATCACCCGTGGGCCGAATTTGGCCCACGAGCCGCCTATTGGGGAACCCGTGGGCCAAATTCAGCCCATGGGTGATGTAATTTGGCCCCCCtacccaagttttctgagcataaaacaaacaaaaaaactttttttttttaaaggcccagtgcagtcaaaaacgtgatttatctgtgttttaaatataattcccacactatgaggttggactAATACTGCCCTTTTagtataagagctgtttgaaaagaccacctgaaatttcagcctgttgtggtggaatggagttttggcctgcctggtgacatcatcagGCAGAAAATTAgtaaatagaccaataagaaagaaagATCCAAAGCTCTTTGCCAATGACAGCTAGTTTTAAGTTTTCCCCTCCcgctcagaccactcccagacagtcctagcaaaattcttgcttgagaaattgctctttgctaagaagctatttttgtttctttttgaacattttaattgaaaacaatcccaGTAAGATAGTACATTTTtacacagaaatgatttgatattgagataaaaatggctgcaatGGACCTTTAATTAAATACTAAAATCACCAGTAATTGTACTAAAATCACCAGTAATTGAGCTCAAtgtgattttaatttaggaaatacGTTCCCCAAGACTGTAAAATCACTAGAAAATGAGCTCAAAgggattttaatttaggaaatatgTTCTGAAGCATTCCCACACATAAATAGAGAAGCATATGT comes from Salmo trutta chromosome 18, fSalTru1.1, whole genome shotgun sequence and encodes:
- the ldb3a gene encoding LIM domain-binding protein 3a isoform X3 encodes the protein MSTYNISLSGPAPWGFRLQGGKDFNMPLTISRITPGSKAQQGNLVQGDIIVAIDGVSTEGMTHLEAQNKIKCASFNLALTMQKSKRPALQSATARIDSPMQQIPHQKVIFNTPANNEYIPNFNPNVLKDTALSTHKPIEVKGPGGKATIIHAQYNTPISMYSQDAIMDAIAGQSQSKGHEGGSLPVKDAQVDSASPVYQAVIKTADRDTELNDWARSSSQVQSKSFRLLAHITGTEFMQDPDVEHLRKSSYSLQQSAPGYSSQYKSSVSSQYGQAPPMQQAPPMYQGQSMYQGPPMQQGPPMQQGPPMYQGPPMQQGPPMYQGPPMHQAPHMQQPPMQQPPHMQQPPHMQQPPHMQQPPHMQQPPHIQQSSIQIPVGPPPPKVVSTACIVPAPAPVPPQAAAPEPPSSRPPWITDDSFANKFDPSKTTSTSMKVPALPQSAPPAPVYIPHPGSAHTPHSAPSPAYNPSPAPYNATPAPFNPVARGVAQRAERFAANSNRAPLCGACNNMIRGPFLVALGRSWHPEEFNCHYCHTSLADCSFVEEQNAVYCENCYGEFFAPTCARCNTKIMGEVMHALRQTWHTTCFVCAACGKAFGNSLFHMEDGEPYCEKDYISLFSTKCHGCDFPVEAGDKFIEALGHTWHDTCFVCAVCNLNLEGQPFYSKKDKPLCKKHAHAINV
- the ldb3a gene encoding LIM domain-binding protein 3a isoform X2; this translates as MSTYNISLSGPAPWGFRLQGGKDFNMPLTISRITPGSKAQQGNLVQGDIIVAIDGVSTEGMTHLEAQNKIKCASFNLALTMQKSKRPALQSATARIDSPMQQIPHQKVIFNTPANNEYIPNFNPNVLKDTALSTHKPIEVKGPGGKATIIHAQYNTPISMYSQDAIMDAIAGQSQSKGHEGGEEVPAGSPLVSLPVKDAQVDSASPVYQAVIKTADRDTELNDWARSSSQVQSKSFRLLAHITGTEFMQDPDVEHLRKSSYSLQQSAPGYSSQYKSSVSSQYGQAPPMQQAPPMYQGQSMYQGPPMQQGPPMQQGPPMYQGPPMQQGPPMYQGPPMHQAPHMQQPPMQQPPHMQQPPHMQQPPHMQQPPHMQQPPHIQQSSIQIPVGPPPPKVVSTACIVPAPAPVPPQAAAPEPPSSRPPWITDDSFANKFDPSKTTSTSMKVPALPQSAPPAPVYIPHPGSAHTPHSAPSPAYNPSPAPYNATPAPFNPVARGVAQRAERFAANSNRAPLCGACNNMIRGPFLVALGRSWHPEEFNCHYCHTSLADCSFVEEQNAVYCENCYGEFFAPTCARCNTKIMGEVMHALRQTWHTTCFVCAACGKAFGNSLFHMEDGEPYCEKDYISLFSTKCHGCDFPVEAGDKFIEALGHTWHDTCFVCAVCNLNLEGQPFYSKKDKPLCKKHAHAINV
- the ldb3a gene encoding LIM domain-binding protein 3a isoform X8, translated to MSTYNISLSGPAPWGFRLQGGKDFNMPLTISRITPGSKAQQGNLVQGDIIVAIDGVSTEGMTHLEAQNKIKCASFNLALTMQKSKRPALQSATARIDSPMQQIPHQKGQTTQINGGLSACNTSSVSLEASGETNSYSGSPTKRQTPSPGGKTTPTKKAQYNTPIGLYSAETLREMAQLQESHRGKGSAAGLSVGQYGQAPPMQQAPPMYQGQSMYQGPPMQQGPPMQQGPPMYQGPPMQQGPPMYQGPPMHQAPHMQQPPMQQPPHMQQPPHMQQPPHMQQPPHMQQPPHIQQSSIQIPVGPPPPKVVSTACIVPAPAPVPPQAAAPEPPSSRPPWITDDSFANKFDPSKTTSTSMKVPALPQSAPPAPVYIPHPGSAHTPHSAPSPAYNPSPAPYNATPAPFNPVARGVAQRAERFAANSNRAPLCGACNNMIRGPFLVALGRSWHPEEFNCHYCHTSLADCSFVEEQNAVYCENCYGEFFAPTCARCNTKIMGEVMHALRQTWHTTCFVCAACGKAFGNSLFHMEDGEPYCEKDYISLFSTKCHGCDFPVEAGDKFIEALGHTWHDTCFVCAVCNLNLEGQPFYSKKDKPLCKKHAHAINV